The sequence below is a genomic window from Actinomycetota bacterium.
AACGCGTCCGCCTCGTCGGCGCCGTCGCCGGCGGCGAACCGGGCCTTGACCTGCCAGTAGGTCTCCGGCTCGAACCTGTCGCGCTCCTGCTCGCGCTCGACGACGAGCGCGAGCGTGGGGGTCTGCACGCGGCCGGCCGAGCGCACGTTGCCGAAGCCCGCGTACTTGGCCATCGTCAGGAAGCGGGTGAGCACCGCGCCCCACACCAGATCGATGTCCTGGCGCGAGCCGCCCGCCTCCGCGAGGTCCTCGTCGACCTCGGTCAGCTCCGAGAACGCCCGCTCGATCTCGTCCTTCGTGATCGCCGAGAACCGCGCGCGGCGGACCGTCACGGCCTTCGCCACCTCGCGGACGAGCCCCTTCGCGTCACTGCCGATGAGCTCGCCCTCGCGGTCGAAGTCGGTCGCGATGATGACCTCGTCGGCCTCCTTCGCGAGCTTCTTGAGCGAGCGCACGATCTCGACCTCGGCCGGCGACTTGCCCACCGGCGCCCACACGAGGTACGGCAGCGACGCCACCTTCCACGGCTTCAGGTCGATGCCCGACGCGAGGAACGGCTTGCTGCGCGACTCCCACGGGGGGACCGGGAGCGCCTCGGGGATCGAGGCGGGCGCGGTGCGGTCGTCCGGCCACACGGACTCCCAGCCGCGGTCGCCGTAGGCGAGCTTCAGCGGGAAGTCCACGCCCAGGATGTGACCTTTGAGGCCGATGCTGACCCAGTCCTCGCCGTCGCGGCGGAACCGGTAGACCGCAGTCGCCCCGACCTTGTCGGACTTGGGCTTGCCCACCGCCAGGATCTCGGCGATGCGCTTCGCGGCGATGTTCTTCTCGGAGACGACGAGCTTCAAGATGCGACCCTCCGGGCCTCGGTGCGCGCATCAAGGACGGCGCGCGAATGCTTGCGAGTATACACAGGGGCGTCAACACCGCCCGCCGCGCGCGGACCCTACAGGCCGAGGTCCTCCGCATGCGCCTGCATCGCGGCCAGCGCGAGCGCGAGGAACTCCTCGCGCGTCATGCCGAGGCCGCCGCACGCGTCCATCTGGTCGCGGCCCGCGCCCTTCGCGAACGCCTTCTCCTTCCAGCGCCGCAGCAGGGCGCCGACGTCCACGCGGTCCAGCCGCTTCTCCGGCCGGATGAGCGCGGCGGCCACGATGAACCCGGTCGTCGGGTCCGCGGCGTACAGCGCCGTGTCCATCCGCGACACCATCTCCACCTTCTCGGCATGGGCGAGGATGGCGTGGAGCATCTCC
It includes:
- a CDS encoding DNA topoisomerase, producing MKLVVSEKNIAAKRIAEILAVGKPKSDKVGATAVYRFRRDGEDWVSIGLKGHILGVDFPLKLAYGDRGWESVWPDDRTAPASIPEALPVPPWESRSKPFLASGIDLKPWKVASLPYLVWAPVGKSPAEVEIVRSLKKLAKEADEVIIATDFDREGELIGSDAKGLVREVAKAVTVRRARFSAITKDEIERAFSELTEVDEDLAEAGGSRQDIDLVWGAVLTRFLTMAKYAGFGNVRSAGRVQTPTLALVVEREQERDRFEPETYWQVKARFAAGDGADEADAFGGGHATDRFKAEADAEAVMAAVEGHDTGTVTSVDRTQRRVPPPTPFNTTALQAAAAAEGMSPARTMRVAETLYMNGYISYPRVDNTVYPPSLDLTGILHTLADVPVYAGYVRGLLHAGALTPTRGKQETTDHPPIHPTGAGDPDKLKPEEWKLYNLVARRFMATLSGAATIEGTKVAIDVNGQPFVARGDVLVEPGFRAIYPYGLKKDETLPALAEADTVAFLGAELLEKQTEPPKRYSQGALIQE